A region from the Citrobacter telavivensis genome encodes:
- a CDS encoding baseplate J-like family protein, whose protein sequence is MSDLSVSYDAAGPVPKTSEELRADLVSRATELSPGITTDLPGSLIEDIVGTDVGALLIADQIRVDLINSVGPLKANMYMLNLLAQQAGISAQKTEGSTTVPVTFSGPAGFVIPQGFLVSDGTYTYQIADATVVLSSGVSSMVTAIATNTGSWAVPVGSVNQILTSLPSDIALTCTNPVAGTSGGAPETNFEFRERVWEAQMSTVQGYPGFIRQKLTDLNDVQARLVSVVQSGSSWIVMCGGGDIYEMAGAIYKSAGDISRLKGADLNVTGITNANPGVVTTDITHGFSSGQVIRITGVTGMSGVNNVNLTITVLSPNTFSIGINTTASGAWTGGGIVTPNLRNNVVTINDWPDNYVIPFVIPLQQLVTIKFEWATESANYLTDATIASLVSQPVINYVNGIFAGKPMNINNVKDVFLQAINSTLDMSLISTLNVIVTVNGVITGVDAGTNIISGDPYSYWFIASDGVIVDGI, encoded by the coding sequence ATGAGTGATTTGTCCGTTAGCTATGACGCAGCCGGGCCCGTGCCGAAAACATCCGAAGAACTGCGCGCCGATCTTGTTTCAAGAGCAACTGAATTATCACCGGGCATCACGACAGACCTTCCAGGCTCCCTGATTGAGGATATCGTAGGTACTGATGTTGGCGCGCTGCTCATTGCCGATCAGATCCGCGTCGACCTCATAAACTCCGTCGGCCCGCTGAAAGCGAATATGTACATGCTGAACCTCCTGGCGCAGCAGGCAGGAATAAGCGCACAAAAAACTGAGGGATCGACTACCGTTCCTGTGACGTTTAGCGGTCCAGCAGGATTCGTCATACCGCAGGGGTTTCTGGTCAGCGACGGCACTTATACCTACCAGATCGCTGATGCGACAGTGGTCCTGTCTTCAGGCGTCAGCTCGATGGTAACAGCTATTGCGACAAACACCGGTTCGTGGGCCGTTCCGGTCGGTTCTGTTAACCAGATCCTCACCAGTCTGCCGTCTGACATTGCCCTGACCTGCACCAACCCGGTTGCCGGCACCTCTGGTGGAGCGCCTGAAACTAACTTCGAGTTTCGCGAGCGCGTATGGGAAGCTCAGATGTCGACTGTGCAGGGATATCCTGGCTTTATCCGCCAGAAGTTAACTGACCTGAATGATGTTCAGGCTCGTCTTGTTTCCGTAGTCCAGAGCGGTAGTTCCTGGATCGTGATGTGCGGTGGCGGCGATATCTATGAAATGGCAGGAGCCATTTATAAGTCAGCAGGCGACATCAGCAGGCTCAAGGGTGCAGACCTTAATGTAACCGGGATCACCAATGCGAACCCTGGGGTTGTCACAACTGACATCACTCATGGTTTCAGCTCAGGCCAGGTGATTCGTATTACCGGCGTAACAGGGATGAGTGGCGTCAACAACGTCAACCTTACCATTACCGTACTGAGCCCCAACACTTTTTCTATTGGCATAAATACCACTGCCTCAGGGGCATGGACAGGCGGCGGAATTGTCACTCCGAACCTGAGGAATAACGTTGTCACGATCAATGACTGGCCTGACAACTACGTCATACCCTTTGTTATCCCGCTGCAGCAGCTGGTGACGATTAAGTTTGAGTGGGCGACGGAAAGCGCCAACTATCTGACTGACGCGACTATCGCCTCACTGGTTTCACAGCCGGTTATCAATTATGTAAACGGGATATTCGCTGGAAAGCCGATGAATATCAATAACGTCAAGGATGTATTTCTTCAGGCTATTAACAGCACGCTCGATATGAGCCTGATTTCTACACTGAACGTTATTGTTACGGTGAATGGTGTAATCACAGGAGTGGATGCCGGAACCAACATTATCAGCGGCGACCCTTACAGCTACTGGTTCATTGCCTCTGACGGGGTTATCGTGGACGGAATATAA
- a CDS encoding phage tail protein produces the protein MALTLLAANNAQTVLAAGINSSATSLIVNTGTGALFPSPASGTSFFKLTIVDSATGSLSEIVHVTERTGDSMTIERGQEGTVARAWSANDIAANMMTAGTLSYLLTNFQPLDSTLTALATLVGAANKLPYFNGVDSAALTDLTAVGRDIIGKKTAADILTYLGLGEGSALPVGAPIPWPSDSTPFGYALMQGQSFDTSVYPLLTVAYPSGVIPDMRGQTIKGKPASGRAVLSLEQDEIKSHTHSASADNTDLGTKTSSSFDYGTKTASTFDYGTKTTNTTGAHAHTLPVLNEEKGDGSNAAGATGFTVGTATTSSTGAHAHTVDIGAHNHTVNIGAHSHTVAIGVHSHTITVAASGNAETTVKNIAFNYIVRLA, from the coding sequence ATGGCACTCACACTCTTAGCCGCTAATAATGCACAAACAGTGCTGGCGGCCGGAATAAACTCGTCTGCAACGTCACTCATCGTCAACACTGGCACGGGTGCTCTGTTCCCGTCCCCGGCTTCCGGGACGAGCTTCTTTAAGCTTACTATTGTTGATTCTGCTACGGGCTCTCTCTCTGAAATTGTTCATGTAACTGAACGAACTGGTGATTCGATGACGATCGAACGCGGGCAGGAGGGCACTGTTGCCCGAGCATGGTCCGCAAATGATATCGCCGCGAACATGATGACGGCTGGAACGCTATCTTATCTGTTAACGAATTTTCAGCCTCTGGATTCCACTTTAACAGCTCTTGCTACGCTTGTCGGAGCTGCAAATAAGTTGCCGTACTTTAACGGCGTTGACTCTGCAGCACTCACCGATCTTACTGCGGTTGGTCGTGACATCATCGGTAAAAAAACGGCTGCTGACATTCTCACATACCTTGGTTTGGGAGAAGGCTCTGCATTACCTGTAGGCGCCCCAATTCCCTGGCCTTCAGATTCAACACCATTTGGTTATGCGTTAATGCAGGGACAATCTTTTGATACTTCTGTTTATCCTCTTCTGACTGTGGCTTATCCATCTGGGGTGATACCTGATATGCGGGGGCAGACCATCAAGGGGAAACCAGCCAGTGGTCGCGCTGTATTGTCTCTGGAACAGGACGAGATCAAATCACACACGCACAGTGCGTCCGCTGATAATACAGACTTGGGTACAAAAACTTCATCGTCATTTGATTACGGTACTAAAACAGCCAGTACGTTTGACTATGGCACGAAAACGACAAATACAACGGGGGCGCATGCACATACGCTGCCTGTACTTAATGAAGAAAAAGGTGATGGAAGCAACGCTGCGGGGGCTACGGGGTTTACGGTTGGAACCGCAACAACATCGTCTACTGGGGCACATGCCCATACGGTTGACATTGGCGCACATAATCACACCGTAAATATTGGCGCTCACTCTCATACCGTAGCAATTGGCGTACATAGTCACACGATTACCGTCGCCGCGTCGGGTAACGCAGAAACGACCGTTAAGAACATTGCATTTAACTACATAGTGAGACTCGCATAA
- a CDS encoding tail fiber assembly protein, translated as MTFKMSETDQTVTVYNLRSDTNEFIGSGDAFIPAHTGLPANCTTIKPPAIKAGFVAIFDSEKQRWISREDHRGEVVFDTENGNELVITELGAYPEGTTTLAPANTWQKWNGKAWVNDAKAIQIALVSDADAEKKKLLAQANNSIATLQDAVDFDMATAEEKTLLMAFKKYRVLLNRIDVSRAPDIEWPEVPV; from the coding sequence ATGACTTTTAAAATGAGTGAAACCGATCAAACAGTTACTGTTTATAACCTGCGTTCCGATACGAATGAATTTATTGGTTCCGGTGACGCTTTTATTCCTGCACATACCGGACTGCCAGCTAACTGCACCACGATAAAGCCACCGGCAATAAAAGCGGGATTTGTGGCGATTTTTGATTCAGAGAAGCAAAGATGGATTTCCCGTGAGGATCATCGTGGTGAGGTGGTGTTTGATACAGAAAACGGCAACGAACTGGTGATCACCGAGCTAGGCGCATATCCGGAAGGGACAACCACGTTAGCACCGGCTAATACATGGCAAAAATGGAATGGTAAGGCGTGGGTGAATGATGCGAAAGCGATACAGATTGCGTTAGTCAGTGATGCTGACGCTGAAAAGAAAAAATTGTTGGCACAAGCTAATAATAGTATTGCAACATTACAAGATGCAGTTGATTTCGATATGGCTACTGCCGAAGAAAAAACACTACTTATGGCTTTCAAGAAATATCGCGTTCTGCTAAATCGGATTGACGTTAGCAGGGCACCAGATATCGAATGGCCTGAAGTTCCTGTGTGA
- a CDS encoding XRE family transcriptional regulator encodes MRLINDYTPPTPDDLNRLKEQLGYTGTQMADLAGVASNSQWRKYTGGESPRAMSPHILFFMAAQLALSDEDVAAVLEKMREIGAEIQGK; translated from the coding sequence ATGCGACTGATTAACGATTACACGCCGCCTACACCGGATGATCTCAACCGCCTTAAAGAGCAACTCGGTTATACTGGTACTCAAATGGCAGATCTTGCAGGTGTTGCCAGCAACAGCCAGTGGCGTAAATACACTGGCGGTGAATCGCCCCGCGCAATGTCACCCCACATCCTCTTTTTTATGGCTGCGCAGTTGGCGTTAAGTGATGAAGATGTGGCTGCTGTACTGGAAAAAATGCGGGAAATTGGCGCAGAAATTCAAGGAAAGTAA
- a CDS encoding ISL3-like element ISKox3 family transposase — translation MDEKSLYAHILNLSDPWQVKSLSLDENAGSVTVTIEIAENTRLACPTCGKSCSVHDHRHRKWRHLDTCQFTTIVEADVPRIMCPEHGCLTLPVPWAGPGSRYTLLFESFVLSWLKISTVDAVRKQLKLSWNAVDGIMTRAVKRGLARIKKPLSARHMNVDEVAFKKGHRYITVISDRDGRALALTDDRGTESLAGYLRTLTDGQLLAIKTLSMDMNAGYIRAARIHLPSAVEKIAFDRFHVAKQLGEVVDKTRQNEHPHLPVESRHQAKGTRFLWQYSDKWMTESRQEKLMWLRAQMKLTSQCWALKELAKDIWNRPWSEERRSDWQRWLALAANSDVPMMKNAAKTIGKRLYGILNAMRHSVSNGNAEALNSKIRLLRIKARGYRNRERFKLGVMFHYGKLNMAF, via the coding sequence ATGGACGAAAAGTCCCTCTACGCTCATATTCTCAACCTGTCCGATCCGTGGCAGGTAAAGTCCCTTTCTCTCGATGAAAATGCCGGTTCTGTTACTGTCACTATTGAGATCGCTGAAAACACCCGGCTAGCCTGTCCGACCTGCGGTAAATCCTGTTCTGTTCACGATCACCGTCATCGTAAATGGCGCCATCTTGATACCTGCCAGTTCACCACTATTGTTGAAGCCGATGTTCCACGAATTATGTGTCCGGAGCATGGCTGCCTGACGTTGCCTGTTCCGTGGGCTGGCCCCGGAAGCCGGTATACGTTGCTATTCGAATCGTTCGTTCTCTCATGGCTGAAAATCAGCACCGTTGATGCTGTCAGGAAGCAACTTAAGCTCAGTTGGAATGCGGTTGACGGCATTATGACCCGGGCAGTTAAGCGAGGTCTTGCCCGGATAAAAAAGCCATTATCCGCCCGTCATATGAATGTGGATGAGGTCGCCTTTAAAAAAGGACATCGTTACATAACGGTGATCTCCGATCGCGATGGTCGGGCGCTGGCCTTAACGGATGATCGCGGCACAGAGAGTCTTGCCGGCTATCTTCGCACGCTCACTGATGGGCAGTTGCTGGCTATCAAAACGCTCTCAATGGACATGAACGCGGGCTATATAAGAGCAGCGCGTATCCACTTACCCAGTGCGGTTGAGAAAATCGCCTTTGACCGCTTCCATGTGGCGAAGCAACTGGGCGAGGTAGTTGATAAAACCCGTCAGAATGAACATCCGCACCTCCCTGTTGAAAGCCGACACCAGGCAAAAGGAACCCGCTTCCTGTGGCAGTACAGCGATAAGTGGATGACCGAATCCCGGCAGGAAAAGCTGATGTGGCTGCGTGCACAGATGAAGCTGACGAGCCAGTGCTGGGCGCTGAAAGAGCTGGCAAAGGATATCTGGAACAGGCCATGGAGCGAGGAAAGACGGAGTGACTGGCAGAGATGGTTGGCGCTGGCGGCTAACAGTGACGTTCCCATGATGAAAAATGCCGCGAAAACGATAGGAAAAAGGCTGTACGGGATCCTGAATGCGATGCGACACAGTGTCTCAAACGGAAATGCGGAGGCACTTAACAGCAAGATCAGGCTGCTGAGGATAAAAGCCAGGGGATACCGAAACCGGGAGCGCTTTAAACTGGGGGTGATGTTCCACTACGGAAAGCTGAATATGGCGTTCTGA
- a CDS encoding DNA polymerase V, with protein sequence MPRRYDIEAAFRSAVVVEPSGRRTLRTVDFVRELKKVNWDFSLRDANAWIEASISTFKDISPTEGEDRLFMLYNPNGGL encoded by the coding sequence ATGCCGCGACGTTATGACATTGAGGCCGCATTCAGGTCTGCTGTAGTTGTTGAACCCAGCGGTCGCAGAACACTACGAACAGTTGATTTTGTGCGAGAACTTAAAAAGGTTAACTGGGATTTCTCCTTGCGGGATGCAAATGCCTGGATAGAGGCCAGCATAAGCACGTTCAAGGATATTTCCCCTACGGAAGGCGAGGATCGTTTGTTCATGCTCTATAACCCCAACGGAGGGCTATGA
- a CDS encoding LexA family transcriptional regulator — protein MGFPSPAADYIDHRISLDEKFIEHPASTYFMRAGQTYWREGIQNGALLVVDSSLTPCDGSLLVCRIDDELRIKRYRLHPRPHLVNLESGKREDIPGQTGDYNVSSPVFGVITYIINDARSGEFDDCPVM, from the coding sequence ATGGGATTCCCATCACCGGCGGCTGACTACATCGATCATCGCATATCGCTTGACGAAAAATTTATTGAACATCCAGCATCTACATACTTCATGAGAGCGGGCCAAACATACTGGCGAGAAGGCATCCAGAATGGTGCCTTGCTGGTCGTGGATAGCTCACTAACACCATGTGATGGCTCTCTGCTCGTTTGTAGGATAGATGATGAGTTAAGGATAAAGCGTTATCGTTTACACCCAAGACCACACCTGGTGAATCTGGAGAGCGGTAAGCGTGAAGATATACCAGGGCAGACTGGTGACTACAACGTATCATCACCGGTATTCGGGGTGATCACCTACATCATCAACGATGCTCGCTCAGGTGAGTTTGATGATTGTCCGGTGATGTGA
- a CDS encoding tyrosine-type recombinase/integrase, with protein MLTIKQIDAAKPKDKPYRLLDSNGLYLYVPVTGKKVWQLRYKIDGKEKVMTIGKYPFMSLQEARDKAWLAKKDVSVGVDPVKAKKLSVKDNSFGSIYKEWYEHKKQVWSEVYSTELSRMFQDDILPLIGGMEIHEIEPMQILEVIRRFEDRGAMERANKARRRCGEVFRYAIVTGRAKYNPAPDLADAMKGYRKKNYPFLPADQIPAFNKALSGFSGSIVSKIATQVLQYTVLRTKELRSMQWSNVDFETRTITIGEEVMKGRRVHLVPMSDQVISLLETLKPVTQPISSFVFAGRNDKTKPISENAVLLVIRQIGYEGLASGHGFRHQFSTIMNEHEWPADAIEKQLAHANSGSIRGIYNHAQYLDKRREMMQWWADYIDGNAG; from the coding sequence ATGCTCACCATCAAGCAGATCGACGCGGCAAAGCCGAAAGATAAACCGTACCGGCTGCTCGACAGCAATGGCCTTTACCTTTATGTGCCGGTTACCGGAAAGAAAGTCTGGCAACTTCGTTACAAGATCGATGGTAAAGAGAAGGTGATGACAATAGGCAAATATCCTTTCATGTCATTGCAGGAAGCCAGAGACAAGGCATGGCTTGCGAAAAAGGATGTATCTGTCGGTGTAGATCCGGTAAAGGCTAAAAAACTGTCAGTCAAAGACAACTCGTTCGGCTCTATATACAAGGAATGGTACGAGCATAAAAAACAGGTATGGTCAGAGGTATACAGCACAGAACTGTCACGCATGTTCCAGGATGACATTCTGCCATTGATTGGCGGGATGGAGATTCACGAGATAGAACCGATGCAGATACTGGAAGTGATCCGCAGGTTTGAAGACCGTGGGGCAATGGAGAGGGCCAATAAGGCAAGGAGGCGCTGCGGGGAAGTGTTCAGGTACGCCATTGTAACCGGCAGGGCCAAATATAACCCCGCTCCTGATCTGGCTGATGCAATGAAGGGATATCGCAAGAAGAACTATCCTTTCCTTCCTGCTGATCAGATTCCGGCCTTCAACAAAGCTCTATCTGGCTTCTCTGGTAGCATCGTATCGAAGATTGCAACACAGGTTTTGCAGTACACGGTACTGAGGACTAAAGAACTCCGGTCCATGCAATGGTCGAACGTCGATTTTGAAACCAGGACGATTACTATCGGTGAAGAGGTGATGAAGGGGCGCCGAGTTCACCTTGTCCCCATGTCAGACCAGGTAATTTCTTTGCTTGAAACACTGAAGCCTGTAACTCAGCCGATATCAAGTTTCGTTTTCGCCGGACGCAATGACAAAACAAAGCCGATTAGCGAGAACGCCGTGCTGCTGGTTATTCGGCAGATTGGATATGAAGGCCTGGCAAGCGGACACGGCTTCCGGCACCAGTTCAGCACAATCATGAATGAACATGAATGGCCTGCTGATGCCATAGAAAAGCAACTGGCACACGCAAACAGCGGATCAATACGTGGCATTTACAACCATGCTCAGTATCTCGATAAGCGTCGTGAAATGATGCAGTGGTGGGCTGACTACATAGACGGAAATGCCGGGTAA
- the mlaA gene encoding phospholipid-binding lipoprotein MlaA — MKLRLSALALGTTLLVGCASSGTEQQGRSDPFEGFNRTMYNFNFNVLDPYIVRPVAVAWRDYVPQPARNGLSNFTGNLEEPAVMVNYFLQGDPYQGMVHFTRFFLNTILGMGGFIDVAGMANQKLQRVEPHRFGSTLGHYGVGYGPYVQLPFYGSWTIRDDGGDMADTFYPVLSWLTWPMSIGKWTIEGIETRAQLLDSDGLLRQSSDPYIMVREAYFQRHDFIADGGKLKPQENPNAQAIQDELKEIDSE, encoded by the coding sequence ATGAAGCTTCGCCTGTCGGCGCTTGCGCTGGGAACCACACTGCTGGTGGGGTGTGCAAGTTCTGGCACAGAACAGCAGGGGCGTTCAGACCCGTTTGAAGGGTTCAACCGCACCATGTACAACTTCAACTTTAATGTGTTGGATCCGTATATCGTTCGACCGGTGGCTGTCGCCTGGCGTGATTATGTTCCGCAGCCTGCCCGTAATGGTCTGAGCAACTTTACCGGAAACCTGGAAGAACCGGCGGTCATGGTGAACTATTTCCTGCAGGGTGATCCCTATCAGGGGATGGTGCATTTCACCCGTTTCTTCCTCAACACGATTCTGGGGATGGGCGGCTTTATTGACGTCGCCGGTATGGCTAACCAGAAACTGCAGCGCGTTGAGCCACATCGCTTCGGCAGTACCCTCGGCCACTATGGCGTAGGTTACGGTCCTTACGTGCAATTACCGTTCTACGGCAGTTGGACTATTCGTGATGACGGCGGTGATATGGCGGATACGTTCTATCCGGTTCTTTCCTGGCTGACCTGGCCGATGTCTATCGGTAAGTGGACGATTGAAGGGATTGAAACCCGCGCGCAGTTGCTGGATTCCGATGGTTTGCTGCGCCAGTCCTCCGATCCCTACATTATGGTTCGTGAAGCTTACTTCCAGCGTCATGACTTTATCGCGGATGGCGGGAAGCTCAAGCCGCAGGAAAACCCGAACGCGCAGGCGATTCAGGACGAACTGAAAGAGATCGATTCCGAGTGA
- the fadL gene encoding long-chain fatty acid transporter FadL: MSQKTLLTKSALAVAVAIISTQAWSAGFQLNEFSSSGLGRAYSGEGAIADDAGNVSRNPALITMFDRPTFSAGAVYIDPDVNISGRSPSGRSLDADNIAPTAWVPNAHFVAPINDQFGWGASITSNYGLATEFNDTYAGGSVGGTTDLETMNLNLSGAYRLDDAWSFGLGLNAVYARAKIERFAGDLGQLVAGQVMQSPAGQTPQGQQLAATANGIPSDTKIAHLNGNQWGFGWNAGILYELDKNNRYALTYRSEVKIDFKGNYSSDLPPAINNYNLGIPTATGGATQSGYLTLNLPEMWEVSGYNRVAPQWAIHYSLAYTSWSQFQELKAKSTSGQTLFQKDEGFKDAYRIALGTTYYYDDNWTFRTGIAFDDSPVPSQNRSISIPDQDRFWLSAGTTYAFNKDASVDVGVSYMHGQSVKISEGPYQFESEGKAWLFGTNFNYAF; encoded by the coding sequence ATGAGCCAGAAAACCCTGTTAACAAAGTCTGCTCTCGCAGTCGCAGTGGCAATTATCTCCACCCAGGCCTGGTCTGCAGGCTTTCAGTTAAACGAATTTTCTTCCTCTGGCCTCGGCCGGGCTTATTCGGGTGAAGGCGCTATCGCAGACGATGCAGGTAACGTCAGCCGTAACCCAGCGCTGATCACGATGTTCGATCGCCCAACGTTTTCTGCGGGTGCGGTCTATATCGATCCGGACGTCAACATCAGCGGACGCTCGCCGTCTGGCCGTAGCCTTGATGCGGATAACATCGCACCAACGGCATGGGTGCCAAACGCGCACTTTGTTGCGCCAATTAACGATCAGTTCGGTTGGGGAGCATCAATTACCTCTAACTACGGTCTGGCGACAGAGTTTAACGATACCTACGCGGGCGGTTCTGTCGGCGGTACCACCGACCTTGAAACCATGAACCTCAACTTGAGCGGTGCTTATCGCCTGGATGACGCCTGGAGCTTTGGTCTCGGTCTGAACGCCGTTTATGCACGGGCGAAAATCGAACGCTTCGCCGGTGACCTGGGTCAACTGGTCGCCGGTCAGGTAATGCAATCGCCTGCCGGACAAACGCCGCAGGGTCAGCAACTGGCTGCCACCGCAAACGGCATCCCGAGCGATACTAAAATTGCCCACCTGAACGGTAACCAATGGGGCTTCGGCTGGAACGCCGGGATCCTGTATGAACTGGATAAGAACAACCGCTACGCCTTGACCTACCGTTCGGAAGTCAAAATTGATTTTAAAGGCAACTACAGCAGCGATCTGCCGCCAGCGATCAACAACTACAACCTGGGCATCCCGACCGCTACCGGCGGCGCAACCCAGTCGGGTTATCTGACCCTGAACCTGCCAGAAATGTGGGAAGTGTCGGGTTATAACCGCGTGGCGCCGCAGTGGGCTATTCACTACAGCCTGGCCTATACCAGCTGGAGTCAGTTCCAGGAGCTGAAAGCGAAATCCACCAGTGGTCAGACGTTGTTCCAGAAAGATGAAGGCTTTAAAGACGCCTACCGCATCGCACTGGGTACCACCTACTACTACGATGACAACTGGACGTTCCGTACCGGTATCGCCTTCGATGATAGCCCGGTTCCATCTCAAAACCGTTCTATCTCAATTCCGGATCAGGACCGCTTCTGGCTGAGCGCCGGTACCACCTACGCCTTCAATAAAGATGCTTCAGTGGACGTTGGCGTCTCTTACATGCACGGTCAGAGCGTTAAAATTAGCGAAGGTCCATACCAGTTCGAGTCCGAAGGTAAAGCCTGGCTCTTTGGTACCAACTTCAACTACGCATTCTGA
- a CDS encoding DUF406 family protein → MSKCSADETPVCCCMDVGTIMDNSDCTASYSRVFANRADAEETLAALTEKARSVESEPCKITSTFTEESDGVRLDIDFVFACEAETLIFQLGLR, encoded by the coding sequence ATGAGTAAATGCAGTGCTGATGAAACCCCGGTTTGCTGCTGTATGGATGTTGGTACCATCATGGACAACTCCGATTGCACCGCATCATACAGCCGCGTGTTCGCTAACCGCGCAGATGCAGAAGAGACGCTGGCGGCGCTGACCGAAAAAGCGCGTAGCGTGGAATCAGAACCGTGCAAAATCACCTCAACCTTCACCGAAGAGTCTGACGGTGTGCGTCTGGATATCGATTTTGTCTTCGCCTGTGAAGCCGAAACCCTGATCTTCCAGCTGGGTCTGCGTTAA
- the fadI gene encoding acetyl-CoA C-acyltransferase FadI, with the protein MRQVLPLVTRQGDRIAIVSGLRTPFARQATAYHGIPAVDLGKMVVGELLARSEIPADVIEQLVFGQVVQMPEAPNIAREIVLGTGMNVHTDAYSVSRACATSFQAVANVAESLMAGTIRAGIAGGADSSSVLPIGVSKKLARVLVDVNKARTMGQRLQLFSRLRLRDLMPVPPAVAEYSTGLRMGDTAEQMAKTYGITREQQDALAHRSHQRAAQAWAEGKLADEVMTTYTPPFKDPLSEDNNIRGNSTLADYARLRPAFDRKHGSVTAANSTPLTDGAAAVILMTESRAKELGLVPLGYLRSYAFTAIDVWQDMLLGPAWSTPLALERAGITMADLTLFDMHEAFAAQTLANLQLLGSERFAREVLGRSHATGEVDDSKFNVLGGSIAFGHPFAATGVRMITQTLHELRRRGGGLGLVTACAAGGLGAAMVLEAE; encoded by the coding sequence ATGCGTCAGGTTTTACCGCTGGTCACCCGTCAGGGCGATCGCATCGCCATTGTGAGCGGATTACGTACGCCTTTTGCCCGTCAGGCGACCGCCTATCATGGCATTCCCGCCGTCGATCTCGGCAAAATGGTGGTTGGCGAACTGCTTGCGCGCAGTGAAATCCCTGCCGATGTTATTGAGCAACTGGTTTTTGGGCAGGTCGTCCAGATGCCGGAAGCGCCGAACATTGCCCGTGAAATTGTGCTCGGGACCGGGATGAATGTGCATACCGATGCCTACAGCGTCAGTCGTGCCTGTGCGACCAGTTTTCAGGCCGTCGCTAACGTTGCGGAAAGCCTGATGGCCGGTACTATTCGTGCAGGTATCGCCGGCGGGGCGGACTCTTCTTCGGTGCTGCCCATTGGCGTCAGCAAAAAACTGGCGCGGGTGCTGGTTGATGTCAACAAAGCCCGCACGATGGGGCAGCGTCTGCAACTCTTTTCCCGTCTGCGCTTGCGCGATCTGATGCCCGTCCCGCCTGCCGTGGCGGAGTACTCTACCGGCCTGCGAATGGGCGATACCGCCGAACAGATGGCGAAAACCTACGGCATTACCCGTGAACAACAGGATGCTCTGGCGCATCGCTCTCATCAGCGCGCCGCCCAGGCGTGGGCAGAAGGAAAGCTGGCCGATGAGGTGATGACCACCTACACGCCGCCTTTTAAAGATCCCCTGTCTGAAGATAACAATATTCGCGGCAACTCCACGCTGGCGGACTATGCCAGACTGCGTCCGGCATTTGACCGGAAACATGGCAGCGTAACGGCGGCAAACAGTACACCGCTGACGGATGGCGCGGCGGCGGTCATCCTGATGACGGAATCCCGTGCCAAAGAGTTGGGGCTGGTTCCGCTCGGCTATCTGCGCAGCTACGCGTTTACCGCAATTGATGTCTGGCAGGATATGTTGCTGGGACCGGCCTGGTCCACGCCGCTGGCGCTGGAACGTGCGGGGATCACGATGGCCGATCTGACGCTTTTCGATATGCACGAAGCCTTTGCCGCGCAGACGCTGGCGAATCTCCAGTTACTCGGTAGTGAGCGCTTTGCCCGTGAGGTGCTCGGTCGGTCCCATGCCACCGGTGAAGTCGATGACAGCAAATTTAACGTACTCGGCGGCTCGATTGCCTTTGGACATCCGTTTGCCGCGACGGGCGTGAGGATGATTACGCAAACCCTGCACGAATTACGCCGGCGCGGTGGCGGCTTGGGTCTGGTCACCGCCTGTGCGGCGGGTGGACTGGGTGCGGCAATGGTTCTGGAGGCGGAATAA